GAGCTCGCCGGCGTTGTCCTGCACGTCGACCACTTCGGCAACTGCATAACGTCCATAAAAGAAGAGGACCTCCCGACGTGGGAGGCCTACTACGTGCGGTGTTGTAACGTGGATTTCGGGCCGCTGAAGCGGCACTACGCCGAGGTCGTCTCCGGCGCGCCGCTGGCGCTCATCAACTCCATGGGGAGGCTCGAGCTCGCCATCGCCCAGGGCAACGCCGCCGTCGCGCTGGGCATAAAGGCCGGCGACGACGTACGGGTGGCGGCGACGAAGTGGACCGACTAGCGTTCACTTCCGGCCCGATAATTTGGCCCACAACGATTTCTTCTTTTCTTGTTTAGGGGGGAGGTCGACGTCGTCGGCGTAAAGGCGGCGGTAGAGTTTGACGTGGCCCTGGCCCGCGCGCGCGGCCTCGACTTTCAGCTTGCCGTCCGGCCCGGGCGTCGCGGCCGCGGCCATAACCCAGACGTGGTACGACTTGCCCGGCTCGACCTCGACGTTGTCGGCCAGCATGTCGTGATAGATTACGCGTTCGGCCCCGTCGGCGGCGACTTCGGCGACGAGGTGGCTCTTGTACGTGCGGCTGAAGTATTGGTGGCGGTCGAACCATAGGAGGGTGCGGCCGTCGGCCTCGGGTTGCCACCCCTCGGCGCGGACGACGACGTCGGGTTCGCGCGTCGTAAGGTGGCCTACGCATTCGAAGTGGGGGTCTGTTTTGAAGTCGTACAATTTCTTACCTCCGCGCAAACGGCTGGAATAGGCATTTATGAGGCTGGCGTTCGTACAATTCTCGCCTTCTTTCGGCGACGTTTCCGGAAATATTACCCAGGCGTTCACGCTGGCGGACGGCGTCGAGGCGGAGGTGTACGTATTCCCGGAGCTCTTCGCGAGCGGCTACCAGTTTAAGAACCGCGACGAGCTGAAGGAGTTGGCCGAGCCGGCCACCGGCGGCCCTACGGTGAAGCGGCTGGCGGAATGGTGCCGGCGCCGCGGCGCTTTCGCCTGCGCCGGTATCCCGGAGGCCGACGGCGACGCCCTCTATAATAGCGCGGTTCTCATAGGCCCCGACGGCCTACGCGGCGTCTACCGGAAGGTCCACCTTTTCTGGCGCGAGAAGGACGTCTTCGACGCCGGCCGCGAGGACGCGTTCGAGGTTTACGACGTCGGCTTCGCCCGGGTGGGCATGATGGTCTGCTTCGATTGGATATTCCCCGAGGTCGTCCGCATCCTGGCACTGCGCGGCGCGCAGGTAATCCTGCATCCCGCCAATCTGGTTTTACCGAACTGCCCGGCGGCGATGGTCACGCGCTGCCTCGAGAACCGCGTCTTCGCCGTTACCGCGAACCGCGTGGGAGAAGAGAGCCGCTGGGACGAGCCGATGACGTTCATAGGCCAGAGTCAGATCGTGAACCCGCGCGGCGAGGTTTTGCTGCGCCTCGACG
The genomic region above belongs to bacterium and contains:
- a CDS encoding nitrilase-related carbon-nitrogen hydrolase; this translates as MRLAFVQFSPSFGDVSGNITQAFTLADGVEAEVYVFPELFASGYQFKNRDELKELAEPATGGPTVKRLAEWCRRRGAFACAGIPEADGDALYNSAVLIGPDGLRGVYRKVHLFWREKDVFDAGREDAFEVYDVGFARVGMMVCFDWIFPEVVRILALRGAQVILHPANLVLPNCPAAMVTRCLENRVFAVTANRVGEESRWDEPMTFIGQSQIVNPRGEVLLRLDDEEAAVSIDVNQAEADDKFVTPQNDVMADRRVELYSELLRPK